CTATTGACCTGTCAGTCCATGATCTCTGGATTGTGTCTTAATCAATTATTAACATACCATCAAGATGCCAATAAACTCGGACATATCCCCCAAAGCGGACTTGAGCGGGGGAAGTACCCTCGCACTCTGAGACATTGCCTTCAATGAGCTTTTAACCTGGTACCCCGCAGTCTTGGTAGCATTCTTCAGTTGGCTTAGTCGGGTGCCCTTTCTTCCATCTGCACTCGTATTCACGGTAGGGGACCCAGCCGATTCGGCTGGGGGTGCTGCTGGTATGGATGATTAGCCAAATATGACAAATGTTAATTAGTAAGTTTTGCAGAGCTTTCCCATATACTTACCCAGTTGCGGagactcagaggaagaatcCATGTTTCGTGGCGCAAGGTACGATTGGGATGCTGTGCAAACCAGGAACTTTCCGAATCGCTTGTCCATGTTATATAAGCTGGGTATTGACAACAAATCATGACGTAATTTGTGCAAAGCACACCAGCTTCCAGCAACGATAAGGGAATTCTTCTGGTTGTGCTTCGGGTGTATGAATCTTTCTTGGTTAACGGAACTATGAGAAGCATACTCCTAAGCTTAATCACCATCCCGTTGTGTCTAGTTGCAGCCCATGAGGCGATCAATATCAACGACCAAGCCGGCTACGAAGTATGGCTCACAAGAGATCGGGCAAGCGGGAGATGCGACGTCCTATCTGCTCGTTCGATTCTGCTGCATAAAGCACTCCGTCATACTCCCTCTCACGCTGAAATCAAACCTTCCCGATGCATGCAAGACTCGCGGTCACTATGCCAAACTGATGACATCCTTGTGGTAGGCTACGATCTCGGAACCATACACCACGATATAGCTCGGGAATGCATAGATTTTGATACTGAACCTGGTATAAATCCGGCTCAACCGCAATTGTTTCTCTTTCATTCCTATGCTCCCGAGCTCGACATCAATCCTTTGCCTGACTTAATTACTGGTCCGACACCCAACCGAATCAACATTGTGTTCTTTTCTGACGGTTGTGGGTGTCAAACTCTGTTGAAGCATTCTCTCTTTATACCTTACTTTGATTCCAGACACTTCCGACGAGAAGCAACGATTTATTGATGATGCTACCCGACTTGGGCATGCAATTAGTGTCAACCAGACGTACGCGCCAGTAGCACCCCTCATTAACTTTTGGGGCGCGTTCACGCCAAGCAAAGAATCAGGGATTGGAGTGGGCGGAAAGCCCAAAGAGTACGCTCATTGTTTAGCACTCCTCCGTGCCATATGATTAACTGTTGGTGTGTAGCACTGTCTACGGACTATATCGGTACTTTATCTCAATATCCACTCATGGACTCCTCTGGTTTAAGTGTTTTTAGCGACGGGACCGAACTTCGTGGGGTATATACGTCCAAACCTAAGGTAGCTAGCGCAGCCTGCAAAAGCATGGGAAACCAGTGCAATTATCCAATACTATTAGGTCAGTAGAAAAGAGTGACAAGCTTCAGGCGTATCTGATTAGGCTCAATTGAGATTAGGAAACGACCCACTGTACGGAGGGTAAGCACACCTTGCTTCAGTCAACCAAAATCGAGTTTGCTAAAGATACATTGATTAGATTAGGAGGAGAATTCACGTACGAGCTTGCGATCTCGTATTGCCACCTTGTTCATGTTGATTATTTGTCACAGGATTTCCACCGCATCAGTGTTAAACGGTCCATTAGTTCTCAGGTCAATAGACTCCCGATCTCCAAATCACACACTAATTTTTATTGAACCTGGCTGTAGGCACGAACTCGGCCATTCGATTATTTGGGTTGGGGATGAATACGACGGCAGCATGTACTTTGGAGTTAACGCGGATAACTACACCCATCGTGACGAAACTATCGGTTGGGCCCACTGGCTCTCAGACCCTGCCTGTGAGTTTTCCGTTTCCTTTGTTGTCACTATCTTCTCTGACGATTCAAATCAGCCCCTCCTCGGATCGAGCGCAACTCTGTTCCATTATTGGTCTACCCATGGACGATgctcaacaaatcaacaccTTGGTCGACTAACTTCACGGTTGATGGAACATTCGACTCTGCCCTCTTGCGAACCTCCCTTTCTGGAATCCCGGAAAGCTCTCATCTCACGATCACTCTCGATGGAACTACTGTCACATGGGAGGCAAACCCAGAGATCGGTCTGGACCGATGGTTTTATGATGTACCCATTCGCAAACTGGCGAATGATACACACGAGTTAAAATTTGTGTTAGAGGAGAAAGGAAAAGAGGGTTTGGCGCAACTGTGTAGTTTGGAGGTAATTGAATATGGGAATGCTACCGAGTGCGTGAAAAGATGGTCTCAGCCGGGGACGAATGCTAAATTTCGATTAGGTTCAATTCGACTGAAGGATACGTAGGTGCCTTCCCGACGTAAGCCATACGCTCTATTTTTTTCACGCCAACCCCGCTGACAACGGCTTCGACAGATACTCTCCACTTGAATACGAAGACCCCGACCCAGAGCCCGACCGCCCGGCCCTGCACGATCATCACACTCACAAAAAATGGGCAACTACATCGTACCGCCCAGCTAATGAAGACTGCTTGATGCGACAAGTTGCCCAGCCTAATTTTTGCGTTGTTTGCACTGAAGGACTTTGGCTCCGGCTGCTCAGCCGAGTTAGTCTAATTGACAAAGTTTCGTTTTATGACTCGCTGAAGGGAGATGCTGATACGGGCATTGAACTCTCGTTGATCTCCTTGGCGCAATTTAGGTCGCCTGCCGAAGCTGAATACCTTGCTCGGAAGGGAACCGAGGAAACGTATCTCATCAGGTGGTTCACTTATGGACAGGAAGTGAAAAAGTGGCAAAACTCAACTAGGGTAGATGTTGAGTGTCGTGCGGTGGGGATAATCGAAGTTGAAGTGGAATTTGTGAGTAGCGAGATTAGGAAGGACGAGAAGGGGTATACGAAAGACCGGTACAGGTTGTTGTTGGACTGCTAGACCTGTATTCGGCAGTTATCGTAGAATTCGATTCTTCAATCGAATGGATACTCTATTTTATTGTCTAGGAGTGGTCGAGTGGTCACAGATAAATATTGTATTATGCAAGCACAGCGGATAGTCGGCTATAGGTTTGGTACTGATGAAAAGGAATGTGAAATGGTTAGAAAGACATGTATGATGATAAACACACAGCCAACAAAAAATAGTAAGGACAGAATAGGTACTATAGTGAATGAATGATCAAAAATATGTGCAAGTTCAAATGCCATTGAATGGATACCAGGTTCTATTTTTTAGACCCAATGGTTCATTTACTATGCTGCTCGACTGGGACGACTTAGTAGTTCACTAGAATCGTTATCCGGGTTAGCGATGAGCTTATTGGTATGTATAATAATATACTTACACTTGACTCTCATTAACAGGTCCCTTTTCCTCCTGGCGGTGACCACTTTCCACAATGTCGGCCTTCATACGATCTTTTAGCTCGTATACTGCCTCGTCGCCATCGAATAATGCAGCAGTCTCTTCGAGCGAACGTCCCTTAGTTTCGACAGCGAACATGTACATGTATGCGAGCTCAAATACAAGCCAACAAGAGTACACCAAATAATCTGGTACGGGGGATTAAGTCAATTTCTACGATCCCATCCTTATTTAGAAATGAACTCACACTTCCATTGCAAAGCATCTAGAGCAATTGGGTTGGTATACTGGTTGAAAATAATTGCACCCATGACTGAGAGGTTCATGAATGCTAACCCTTTGGCCCGTAAGAAAAATGGCAGAATTTCAACGGTGTACGAAACGATGAGTGGAGTGTATGCGATCGCATAGAAGCCATTGAATATGAACACGAACGCGAGAACCCCTCGGCCAGCATGCGCGTTACTTGTAGTTGCGAAAACAGCCGAACAGGCCGTAAGAGCCGAaaaactaagtaactaaggaGGGTAACCTTTTAATCCGTAAATGAAGAAGTTCTTTAGATAAGCACTTGCCATTCCGCTATTACTGGCCAAGAAAAGCCTACGGCGTCCAGCATTTTCAACATTCATCGAGGCCACGATCGCAATTATAACTTAAATTCGTGGTAAGGATATGTGCTAGGAGCAAGATAAATCTCCTACAATTGTAGATGGAGAGAACTCCATTGATCAATGTTTGGTCGTCGGTTTTAGTGATACCGATGCCATTCAAAACGCGTTCGAGATAATAAGAAATTAACCCATTTCCTGACCACTGAGAGAATACTGCGATACCACTGGCCGTAGGTTAGCCTCATTCCCATAGATAATATTATTAAGGACTTACAAAATGATCCGTATACGTCTCCGGTTCCCTGGGGTCCTGAAGAGATCCAACCAGCTGGCATTGGCATTCTGGCTCTCAAGGCCCAAGGCTTCTTTGATCTGAGTATATTCCATCGCTACCAGGGGGTCCTCTTCGCGCCCACCAGCATGCCATTTCACGAGCACTTGGCGCGCCTCATCGTCCCGACCCTTGCTGATGAGCCAGCGTGGGCTTTCTGGTAAGAACCAGATTAAAGCGAGCTGTATAACAGAAGACAATCCTTGTAAGGCAGAAGGGATACGCCAGGACCAGTTTGAAGGAATCCTGAATGTGCCAAAGGTAGACCAAGCAGCAACTATACTCCCGGAGAACCAAAAAGAATTATAGAGTGACGTGAGGACCGCTCTGTGGGTAGGGTAAGCCACTTCTGAGATGAGAAGTGGAGAAGCCATTCCCGCCTGTCAAGGAGATGTCTCAAATATTGACTTTGCCTCCGGCTAGTGATGAAATAACACCTACGAAAGTCGATCCAAAACCTATAAGAAAACGGGCACTAATGAACATGCCAAGATTTTGCGTAGCCGTTTGAAGAGCTGCAGCGAACAAAACGAGGATGGCACCAAGAAGGATTCCAGCTCTGCGACCGAAGATATCGGTGATATAAGGCGCGAACGGAGTGCCGCACAAAGCCCTTCGAGATAGGGTTAACTTTCGGACCACTCATGGAATAAAAGCCTTGCAGAATTCTCACCCTATGGACTGTATGGCGTTGAATAACCCGAGATCCTTGGCACTCGGATTACCAAAGTAATCCTTCCATTGCTGGACGGACTGGAGGCCGTTCATCATACTTCCATCTAAAAACAATTAGACGAAGCGAATTTAATAATTAAAAGTTACCGACCAAATCCATTGGCATAGGATGTCGCGAGTGGCACTACCAATAACAGGTTGAGAGTCAAAATGTGAGAGTGCTCCCACCAACGGCCTTTGAAAAGAACAGAAGGATCTATTGAAGCACTAGCTGCCTGTACTCCACCTGCTGCTGGGGCCATTGTTTATGTTGAGTGCAATTTTGGTTTCTACTCAACATTTATGTATCTTTCGTTTGGCTTCTGAAGGCTGACGTCTGACGCCAACCTGTCAAGTGCCCCGCGTTTTAACTTTGAGACCCTGATATACTGGGCTGTCCCTACGGCAATCTGAGATCAGCCAAACGACTGCGCGAATCGAATTAATCGACATTGTAATATCTGGTCCGAGTAAAACAAAGTTATGTGTAGAACCTCCGTACACATCCATTAGTACTAGCAAGCTCAAAATGTCACCAAGCGTGGGAATACACTTCAAGGAAAGATAAATGGCATTCGGTGCTGATCTCAGGGTACTGCCATTAACTTTTCATACAAAGCTTATCTTCGATCTACTATATAGTCGCCAATAAACCCCCTAAGGCCATGTATAACAAATACGAGATGTTTGGTGTCCCAACAATCTCCCACTTCACAATTGTCTCCAGCCTCTTAAACTTTCAATAGGGCAAATTATGGTAAATAAATGTAGAGTGTCGAATGTAATTTGTTGGTACTTAACCTACGCTCCGGTGGGGTAGCTCGCGCGATGGTGGGAtgtgtgtatatatgctcTGTCTATCTAACTAAATGTATGCATACCTGCGCAGTAGCCAGTCCTCGACGCGGTGTAAGTGGGGGAACCCAGGGCCGCCTTTGGCGGCCTAGGGGTGTCGGCGGGGCCACCCAAGGCTGCGACcgtccggatcgaaggcttggggtgACAGAGAGGGCTGGGTGTGTCGCATTTGTGCATCGCATGGAGGGATGGCGGGTGGGGAAAGGTTTGAGGAAGGCAGAGCCGCATCGTGCCTCGCGCTCGGTGACTGGTCGAGGTTGTGAGAGGGAGCCGAGTGAGGATGGCTCACGTGACCAACCTCCGCACCTCGGCCAAGTATCTCGAGTGAGTCCTCCGCGTGCTGCGGTTCACTCGTCACAATAACGCTTTAGAAAACCCCGGCGCTGGTACTTGTTCTCAGTAGAAGGTCCACCCGAGTAAAAGGAGGAAGTCCTCATACGTTCTTTATGAAAGCGGCTTATCTAACCTGTGCATAAGTGCAGATTCGCTGTTAGATACATTTAGATTAATTGCTAGTGAGTTTGGTTGGACTTTTGCTTATAAAACTACATTCATCATGCCTACTATCTAACTTTATCCATGCAAGGTACTTGAATATTACAGAATCCTCAAGAAAGTTCATTATGTATACATGCGCGAGCTTCCACTTCAATATCCATCATTCAGAATCCAAACCACTTTTTTGCAGTTTGCTGTGCGGCTATTCGCTTTGCCTACATGTCATTTTGTTAGTTTAGCACATAGAATGACTGGTTCTAGAAGTACCTGCGAAGCCAAATCTTTACTCGCTGCCTCAAGATGTCCAAATTTATCCTCCAAACTGGATAACATCTCCCTGTACCATGAATTAGCAATTGCCCAGGTTCATAATAATCACCCTCATCTAGCTTACCCTCTCTCGGAAACCGCCGCCGTCAGCCGTGAGTATATATCGCTCGGTCCAGCAGCAGCATTAGCACGGGCCGCACTAGATCCCTCCGCAGCGGGGCGGACCGAGCTTATTGGTTCGCCTGGACGTCTTTCACTTGGTACGTACTTGGCCTTTTTCACCCTGGGTGGGGGACGATTCGGGCCGGCCACTAATAATGGGGTTATAACCAATTTAGTCTAGGAGAATAGGGGAGATCACTCACAACAAGCATCGATTTCAGCTCCGGACCGCGACCTTGTAGCCCATAGCCATGACACTATGCCACCACCATCGACCGGATCTGGGCGATCCCTCATAATGGGCGCAGGAACACTCAAATCCACAATAGGATGCCTGGCACGGCTAAAATCGGATAATGTAATAAGCCCCAATAAATTACGGCCTGAAGTAGTAATAAAGTCGCCTTGCGAGTCAGAGCTGACTCGGGACATGGGGTATCTGGCCACGATATTAGGTAGTGCAGCCGAACACAGATACAATTACTCACCCGAAAGAAAATCCATTGATTCGGTCAAGTTTCGGCAAAGAATAAATTGTAGCCTCCCCGTCACTTTCAAACGCCACTATCACAGCCTCGCCTGCGGTAAACCAATCGAATGTTAAAACCGATATCACACAAGGCCCGAACCCCACCCGACTCACCGTGCTTTTCAACAACGTCTATGCATATCACCTCCTTTCCAGGCTTTCTATCCACATGGGCGATCTCTTTCCCCAACACCCCTGCAAACGTCCGTAATCGTGTTTGGTTGGCCGCAATCCAGATGCTCGGCCCATAATTTCTCAACCCGGATCGGTCTGTGATTCTCTGCAAGCCCTCTGGGGTGGGTTCGCACACGTGCCCAGACTCGAGATCAACGACCGAATTGAAAATGGGGTGCGCGAGTGAGGTATGCTTTGTTGTCTTGGACTGACCCCGGAGGGACCAGTTCAAGCTTCGATTGGGTGGGGATAACGTAAAGACACGCGTGAGCCCAGATTCTGTGATGCAGATGAGGTGGATACCaggttcttcctctgagcAATATTGGATGAGAGTCAGGGCAGGAGGATAATGGTGAGTTCTCTACCTTCAGAGATGATACATTGAGACCATCGGAATGATCGTACGGGACCATCTTGGGCTGAGCGTTTCCCTTGCTCAATATGAGGTTCGTGTCGTGCAAGGACCGTTGGACCACGGAGATCTAATATAACGATCGAGCAATCTTCGTATCCGATCGCCATGAACCCTGTAAAGACGTTTAACCGGGTGGAATTACTAGACGCTATTTCTGCTTACCAGCACCGCTCAACTCTGCACACGTAACTTCCCCTCTCATATTCTCAGCAACCAGACAGATAGGCCTAAACCCTTCATCGTCCTCGAAACTCATAGGCCGCAGGTCGATTAGTCCATCAGAGGGCTCGTTGACTTCAAACGGTACAGGAGTACCTTCCTGCGTAAATTGATACAGCACCACCCAACCATGAGCAAGTACCAAAGCACAGTCCAGAGAGCTCGGCGAAAAATGAACAGACTGGACTCGGGAGTGGACATAGGTCGGCGGGGCATTGGTATTACGACAAGCAGGGGAAGCAGCGAGGGTTTTCTGAAGCAAAGGGTGGGATATCGTCCAGTGTGGATCAATGTTCAGGTTTGGGAGAGGTTGTGGGTGTTCGAATTGGAGTGGGGTGGGGTTTAGGACTAGCTGTGAACTCGAGTCGTAGAATCGAACAATGCCGTCGCCGTGCGTTGCGACAATTATACGGTTGGGTTCGAACTGAAATAGTTTAATTAATATGCTGTGAGATGAGACTATCATACGCACTTTGGCCGTTTTAGCTCGCCCTTCCATATTCGGGGTCGCTTGGCCAACCTTCAACCAGCCCAACCTATCATTCTGGACGTCCTGGTTTGACTGACCACTATTTGGAGACGAAAACACACGCTCGACCGTCTTGCGAACCAAAGATCCCAATTCACTCTTGGGCACCACATAAAGTTGCGCCTCCACAAGATCCGCCATCATCAGCTCCACAGGTAAACGAGATGGCCCCTGAGCTCCTGTAGAACGAGCATCCAGAACATGTTGCGGGAGAGGCGGGAGAGAACCATCAAGATCGGGAATTGTGGTCAGCGCGTTGACCGCGTCCACAAACGAACTTGGCGGATGTAGTTCTACCCAGAGTTTGCGTCTCCCATCCCGAGCTGATTTCATAAGGATTATTTGATTATGGTCTGGTATGACCACCATGTCTTCGATAACTAGCTGCGGGTTTGACAGAATTTCCGCGTAGGCAGAGGGTGTGACACTCGCATGAAGAGCATCGCGTAAAGCCGGGTTGGAGTCGAGCCCTTCGGAAGATACCGTAGAGTTGGCGGGGGCAATAAATGCAGGAAAGTACAGGCAAGGAATACCCGGTGGGGCCGTTGGCTGGAGTCCTCCGAGAACAGTAAGGTATGATCCTTTGGCGGGGGTCAAATAATTAGGTCCAGGAATTTTAGATGTCCAAGAAAGCTTATAGATTGGTTCATGAGTTAACGGAGGGGCAGAAGATGAAGGTGGTAGGCCGGCGGCCACAGCAAACGCTTCGAAATCAACTTTGTGGACCCCGGCTCTATCCACAGTCCGAACGTCCAATGGTttgtcttcctcgtcgaCAGACCAAAATGAGATACAGCCATCCATGTGACCTACGGAGGATGAGTGACCATCGTGAACACCCAATAACGACGCCTACCAATAGCGAACAGCCTTCCATCGGGGTGCCATGCCACGCACGTGGGGGGAGGACAGCGCTCTTCCATCAACGTTGGTGACTTGTCGGGCTCAAGTATGGCCCCAGGAGCTCCAGGGAGCAATGATAGACTATAATGACTAATCGGTTTCTGCTCCACAATATTCCAAAGAACGACCCCTCGCTCATAGGCCACAAGCAACAAGTTCAGGTCCCGCGGATGGATAGCCAAGTCGATTACCATTGGAACCAAGGACGCATCGAAAGTTGGAGACGTCGGTGACAGTCCAGAACGACGGAGTACTTGTTCGTGTTGTTGCCAGGCATTGGGAATAGTGTATGGCGATATTACGAGTCGGTCGATATCAAAAGTAAGAGTGCGTCCCGATTTGAGTCCGATGAATGCCTAAAGGACAACGTCAAGTTACGTTAGGGCCAGGGTAAGTGTGACAAACATGTGAATGGTATAGCGAGGTGGCCATACAGCTGACCGTGTGAAAGTTTGAGGTGTGTTTCGCCAATTGAGATGACTCTACTCACTTCACGACATCCCCTGCGTGTATTGATCCCTCCAAAGTCGGTGGCCCCGGTGAAGCAAAGGACCATACGTGGAGTTTATTCCTCGTATCTGGGAGTGGCAGATAACGACAGACATGAGTGACACCGTTGAATTACTCACCACAAGCGACCAACCGATTAGCAGACGCAGCAAACCCTAAATGCTTGATGCCTGCATCCACTGCGGTCCCTTGTAGTTGAAGAGAGTGGGTAGCTGCGGGTGATCCAAAGACGTAAATGTATCCATTGTCCGTGGCTGATGGTCTGAATTAAGTATACCCGCTGGTACCTGTGCGCGGCTGGGCTTACCGGCTGCAAAGATCCCGTTGAGAGTGTCATGAGCGAGTGCAGCCAATTCGCCTTTGAATCCGAGTTGTTTCAATTGGCCAGGCTTCCAGGCATCTCTATCTCTCAAAGATCCAGAGATGTCTTCGGTGAACTCCTTGTCTGGGCCCCGCAGAAAGTCCATCGCTCATCGGATATACTATGGTCGAATGAAGCGAAGCAAGACTGAATTGCCAACCCTCGAGGTGTTACTTCCGTCCATGTGTTACATTTCACAACATGAGCACCAACCTGCCAATTTGGGAGGCTCATTAAACGCCCAGCGATTATTCTACTCCCTTGTTTGCCTCTTATATGTATCTCTGCTTTCTTGGGTTAGTGGCTTCGGGATATCGTAGAAACCGCTCCTATGTCAAGGGAATATACTCATACCAATCATGGATCAACATGAAACTCCCAGGGAGTACTTAAACACCTAATGTACCTGCTCTTCATAGCCAACCCCTCGAGGATCACCGCCTGTCCGACGGCAATCTCGCTCCTACTCTATCTTTCTCTTTTTCGGTCTTTTAATctgtgttttttttttgccttCGTAAATAGTTGCCCATTTTCGTCATGATGTCCTCAGGCGCCAACTATCTCGGTCTCTACGGCCAGTCTCCCCGGCATGCTGCTGCTCTGTACACCGACGCACGAGACAGCTTGCGTCAAGCATCTTCTACGTCTGCTGCTGCAAGGAGAAGGAGCATGCAACCTCCGTCCCCAGCATCGAGCACGAGATCCTACGACACACTCTACGAGGAACCCCGCCGAACGAGCACGGCTCCCAACACCAACACCCACACACCGCCCCCACCTTACTCATGTCGGGCCTCGATTCTGCCCGAGACGCTCCCAGCCGCAATCTCCGTGGGATCCTATTCCCAAGAACAGGATTCCCGCCCAGGCTGCTCGAACACTACGTCAAATTCCCCGCCGCAGACTTCCCGAGCCCAAAAGCGCAGGAGCTCCGTGATGATCAGGGACATCGGAATGCGCATCTTCCACGCGAAATCGTCATAATATTGTGTTTTTTTCTTCCATTTAAGCTTTTCTGGCCTGCATCCAGGTACGGTTTGTGCATCTCACCACGCGAGTGGCAGAAAACTGACAGCATTGTTGACAAACAGTTGCGCCCTGGTTATCAAATTCCTACCATATATAACATAGGCTCCGGACGCTCCTTTGTTCTTCCGTCTTCTTAAAGCCCCTTTGAACTTTGTATCCATATGTGACTGAACGCTGGTGTTCTGCTGTATACCTACACTATGTGTTTTTAACTAGTAATGTTATGATTCATGTGATTGAACATGCACAACCTTTGTTGGCGATAACATCCGTAAGTTGTAACGCATATAGAATAAGGATCTGCGCTCGATCCATGAGTTCGCCTCTAATGAACATGGTGATAAATCGCGAAAACAGCTCACTTGACCGAAATGCGCCCCGTATTTGGGGTGGACCTTGCCGCCGTCCTTCTTTCGAATTACTCCCCATCCTGTCTTGAGATATGAATAGGCCGGAACAAGACGAGCGGCGGTATCTTATTGTCGACAGAATGGGGTGCCAAGTTAAAAATTGGGCTGCACTAGCTCTGGCGCAGTGTCTGGCTGAAAACGTAAGCAAAGAGGATAAGCCTGAATTGACACAGCCTAATTATCATGCGCTAAATTCAGTTTAATAGGATTTTTTATGATCAGCAACGTTGAGACGTAAAATCGATCAAGCCTGAGCGCGTATCACTCCCTCATTTGGGCTGATCCATATTTGGATCGTCCTTGGAGTAGTAACCATATTCGCGTCACGCCCCGTAGCTGCCGAAGGTAAAGGCAGGCGGCCATTTTCCTATCGCA
The Rhizoctonia solani chromosome 8, complete sequence DNA segment above includes these coding regions:
- a CDS encoding potassium voltage-gated channel family protein, giving the protein MDFLRGPDKEFTEDISGSLRDRDAWKPGQLKQLGFKGELAALAHDTLNGIFAAATDNGYIYVFGSPAATHSLQLQGTAVDAGIKHLGFAASANRLVACDTRNKLHVWSFASPGPPTLEGSIHAGDVVNCMATSLYHSHAFIGLKSGRTLTFDIDRLVISPYTIPNAWQQHEQVLRRSGLSPTSPTFDASLVPMVIDLAIHPRDLNLLLVAYERGVVLWNIVEQKPISHYSLSLLPGAPGAILEPDKSPTLMEERCPPPTCVAWHPDGRLFAIGHMDGCISFWSVDEEDKPLDVRTVDRAGVHKVDFEAFAVAAGLPPSSSAPPLTHEPIYKLSWTSKIPGPNYLTPAKGSYLTVLGGLQPTAPPGIPCLYFPAFIAPANSTVSSEGLDSNPALRDALHASVTPSAYAEILSNPQLVIEDMVVIPDHNQIILMKSARDGRRKLWVELHPPSSFVDAVNALTTIPDLDGSLPPLPQHVLDARSTGAQGPSRLPVELMMADLVEAQLYVVPKSELGSLVRKTVERVFSSPNSGQSNQDVQNDRLGWLKVGQATPNMEGRAKTAKFEPNRIIVATHGDGIVRFYDSSSQLVLNPTPLQFEHPQPLPNLNIDPHWTISHPLLQKTLAASPACRNTNAPPTYVHSRVQSVHFSPSSLDCALVLAHGWVVLYQFTQEGTPVPFEVNEPSDGLIDLRPMSFEDDEGFRPICLVAENMRGEVTCAELSGAGFMAIGYEDCSIVILDLRGPTVLARHEPHIEQGKRSAQDGPVRSFRWSQCIISEEEEPGIHLICITESGLTRVFTLSPPNRSLNWSLRGQSKTTKHTSLAHPIFNSVVDLESGHVCEPTPEGLQRITDRSGLRNYGPSIWIAANQTRLRTFAGVLGKEIAHVDRKPGKEVICIDVVEKHGEAVIVAFESDGEATIYSLPKLDRINGFSFGYPMSRVSSDSQGDFITTSGRNLLGLITLSDFSRARHPIVDLSVPAPIMRDRPDPVDGGGIVSWLWATRSRSGAEIDACLAGPNRPPPRVKKAKYVPSERRPGEPISSVRPAAEGSSAARANAAAGPSDIYSRLTAAVSERGEMLSSLEDKFGHLEAASKDLASQAKRIAAQQTAKKWFGF
- a CDS encoding peptidase family M64 protein — encoded protein: MRSILLSLITIPLCLVAAHEAININDQAGYEVWLTRDRASGRCDVLSARSILLHKALRHTPSHAEIKPSRCMQDSRSLCQTDDILVVGYDLGTIHHDIARECIDFDTEPGINPAQPQLFLFHSYAPELDINPLPDLITGPTPNRINIVFFSDGYTSDEKQRFIDDATRLGHAISVNQTYAPVAPLINFWGAFTPSKESGIGVGGKPKDTVYGLYRDGTELRGVYTSKPKVASAACKSMGNQCNYPILLGNDPLYGGLGGEFTISTASVLNGPLVLRHELGHSIIWVGDEYDGSMYFGVNADNYTHRDETIGWAHWLSDPASPPRIERNSVPLLVYPWTMLNKSTPWSTNFTVDGTFDSALLRTSLSGIPESSHLTITLDGTTVTWEANPEIGLDRWFYDVPIRKLANDTHELKFVLEEKGKEGLAQLCSLEVIEYGNATEFNSTEGYVGAFPTYSPLEYEDPDPEPDRPALHDHHTHKKWATTSYRPANEDCLMRQVAQPNFCVVCTEGLWLRLLSRVSLIDKVSFYDSLKGDADTGIELSLISLAQFRSPAEAEYLARKGTEETYLIRWFTYGQEVKKWQNSTRVDVECRAVGIIEVEVEFVSSEIRKDEKGYTKDRYRLLLDC
- a CDS encoding Sugar (and other) transporter — its product is MAPAAGGVQAASASIDPSVLFKGLPLATSYANGFDGSMMNGLQSVQQWKDYFGNPSAKDLGLFNAIQSIGALCGTPFAPYITDIFGRRAGILLGAILVLFAAALQTATQNLGMFISARFLIGFGSTFAGMASPLLISEVAYPTHRAVLTSLYNSFWFSGSIVAAWSTFGTFRIPSNWSWRIPSALQGLSSVIQLALIWFLPESPRWLISKGRDDEARQVLVKWHAGGREEDPLVAMEYTQIKEALGLESQNANASWLDLFRTPGNRRRIRIIFGIAVFSQWSGNGLISYYLERVLNGIGITKTDDQTLINGVLSIYNWLAFMNLSVMGAIIFNQYTNPIALDALQWKYYLVYSCWLVFELAYMYMFAVETKGRSLEETAALFDGDEAVYELKDRMKADIVESGHRQEEKGPVNESQVELLSRPSRAA